The genomic stretch AAAGCTGATATTGTGTATCCTGTTCCCTTGGATTACCTATTGGATTGCGTAAAAACAAGAACAGCTAATGATAATCTcctcaatttaattatttgggatCGGCaatgattttcattttgttgtctTGGCAAAAGATAGTTGGTGGAGATTCCCTTGGTCAAGAGCAGCTCTACTATGTTCTCTGTAAGCCCCTTGCATATAGGCAAGGATGTAGTTTCCATGCTTTTAGGATGTTGTTTATCCCACATTACCAAACAGATGAGGATTCCATTCCATGCCCTTGAGTTGTTTATTGTCAGTTCACCGTTACTCAACTCCTTTTGATTAAAGTAACTGTTGACTAAAGACACCATCCGATTAATTGTTTGTCCATCAAGATCAAGGTATAAGCCATGTACATTTTTTTCTGTTCTACGTTAAAGTAATTGTCCCCAAATTGTATCTCTGAACAGGCATTTTTCTCTCACAAACAAGTTCTTGGAGCAAGTGGGAAAGGATCCCATAGACTGGCAACTATAAACTGGAGATGCTGCCCAATTTCTTTTGACTGCCTTCTGACACCTGCATTGTAAAGTCTCATGTAATGCTGTTTTGCTGGTTTTTGCTTGTAATTTTGATGCACCCCATGGTTAGAAGTTTGTTCAGCAGCAGCCAGCGTGTGATTGAACTGTGGTGTGCCAATTCAGTGTGCTGAGAAATGTTGCTAATTTGTAGGCAAGAATTGCTGTTTATGAGATTAATCTTATCATGAATATGGGTGTGACAGTACGTGATTTGATTGGGACACTACTTTTGTTTATCATGTCTCAAatgcacaaaataatttttttcaactcttgcatcaaatcctatttttaataacaaatatCTAGTAACTCTTTGTTAGGGATTCTTTGAAACGTTTagaatttcatattaattttacaatctCATGATATTTTACTGACTCGCTTGTGACCCGTTTCACTGtagttttgtttttagtttttaaatttcgtaaacaaaaaaaaaaatttatttatgcaaATTTTAAAGCAAacactaataaataaaaataaaattacagccAAACGAGTTATtacctaaaaaaataatgagtCATTTATCCTCAATTAAAAGTCTTTTTTCGATGATAAAGAGTTATGGGCTCAATTAATGGTGATGAGTAAGCCTACATCATTTTAATACTTCAgattaatttatacatataagattaaatttttatacttcatcttttataattaaattaattttgacttttttgtgaggcttagaattttaattatgtaaCGATACTAGTCAGAGATAATTGATGTGATGAATTTATGAAAACAAGTGAGATAGAATCTAGTGACAAGTTCAGAAAAATGACACTGACATGtgaacatataatataatactaaTTATAGTAACgtgtttaatatattttttattttttaattaatattacttaaattttatttaattatttatcttttattttctttacataATAACACTAAAAACTTAAAGTGAAAAAGGGGTTGAAGGTTATGATGAAAATTACAGAAATCCATAGGAAAAGTTGATTCAATGGCTTTTGATCCGATCCCCCTACccctcccaaaaaaaataaaattacctcACCCCTTCATCATTTTAATACTTCAgattaatttatacatataagattaaatttttatacatcatcttttataattaaattaattttgacttttttgtgaggtttagaattttaattatgtaaCGATAATAGTTAAAGATAATAGATATGATGAATTTATGGAAACAAGGGAGATAGAATCTAGTGACAAGTTTAAGATAATAAATGTGATGAATTTATGAAAACAAGGGAGATAGAATCTAGTGACAAGTTTAGAAGAATGACACTGACGTGtgaacatataatataatactgATTATAGTAacttgtttaatatttttttattttttaattaatattacttaaattttatttaattatttatcttttattttctttacataTTTATAATGCACGTGTAATTTACATTTTAAGATAATAACACTAAAAACTTAAAGTGAAAAAAGGGTTGAAGGTTATCATGAAAATTACAGAAATCCATAGGAAAAGTTGATTCAATGGCCTTTGATCCGTAGCCCCCACCCCgcccccacaaaaaaaaaaataaaaaaattacctcACCGccttatatgaattttttttgataaatattactataatatattttaatgtcataattttatttattatttaatatggtaaataaattataatttaaaaatattttataaatatatatttaaataataatttataaattaatactattttatatataaaaattaaatattataaatcaattataaTTACCTTGATTAcaattacacttataattataattatagttattttttaataattataactaACAATGTATTTACCTTTTcaactataatataatttgtattcatttcatatttttttaattatgtctgTGAGTTAAATGTATAATTGAATAGAGTAAATTGCTCAAACCTAataaactgattttttttttttaaatttagattcggtgttaaaaaaaaatcagtcaattcgatttaagtaatttaatcaattcaattaCACCCctatttgatatataaaattaaaaaaatataaaatatgtacaaattctgttatgattaaaaaattattagttataattacagttgtaattattaaaaaataattataattgtaacTGTAACTCTAATTGTAATAAAGGTAATTATAATTAatctataataattatatataatatttaatttttatataaaataatattaatttataaattattatttatatatatatttttataaaatattttttagctgtaatttatttacaacattgtttaataaataaaattatgatattaaaatatattattgcaatatttatcaaataatttatataagtggggggggggggggggggcggcggcggcggcggcggcggcgggggTTTGCTATTTAACAAAATAGTAATTGTTTGTTGGTGTAGGGTTTGGTTTGAGATTCTCTTTCACTTCCCTGTCAAACTTTGCAGCAGTCACTTgcagaacaaaaaaaaaaaaagggggcaacCTTGCAGCAGTCCGTTTCTGTTTCCTTCCACTGAATTGGGTCAATAATTTTGCGCTTCCAAGCGTTTGTTATCTCTCAAATGTGTTGAATTTCTTGCACATCAAACTCGCAGATTCATGGGTACACTTGATTTCCAGGCTACCTCACCTCTCTACATCATCAAATCCTCTGGAAGCTTTTGCCCTTCTTCGTACAGACTCGGCTGCTACCCATTTGGAAGAAACCAGTGGAATAGGATGAGGCTTACTTGCACGGCCTCGTCCACCATTCCTTCTCAGGAACTAAAGCAGGCAGAAGGTCAACAGCCGCCGGTGACTGGGGATTCTTTTATTCGGCCTCATCTCCGGCAGTTGTCGCCTTACCAGCCCATTTTGCCTTTTGAGGTGATTTTCTCACACTCTTTTGATGATTTCAGTCCTTGATTATGTGTTATGATGAAAAAGTGTTTGACCCCTTTGATTGTTAAAGCCCTTGGTTAAATGCGACGATGAAACAGTTCCATGTTGATTAAGATTCAACTTCAATCCAAATGTGCGCAATGGCTTGTGTTTTTTGTTGGAAATCTAATTGACGTGTTATAAGTTGTTATATTTAAGTGACTGTAACTCTCACGCTTCCTAATTCCTTCTTCACCTTATTTCCCCCTCTTAACACTTATACAAACTGTCTAATCATTTGCCATTTCCTTCTAAATTCTTCTGTCCAAATGAGGTGTTAGAGTTTGCCTGCAAtatacaaaatttgaaaaatagggCGTTCCTAATGCATATAGCTCTTTGCTTTTGAGGGTTGTTTTTATGTGCAGTCTAACCCCATATTTTGCAAAGAGATTATTTCCACCACTTGAATCTGTGAGCTTCCAATCACGAAGGAGCAACCTTATGTTGCTACCAAAGGTCACCCTCAATATCAAAATCTAAAGTTAAACATAATAATCCACAAACCTCCATCACTCACCACCTGAAATATGAGTGTGTTGGTTGAAGACTAATGTTTTGTTTACAGTTTGATCGTTAAAAATTTGTTGAGTTACTTGTATCTAGTTCTGATGCATTTAAGAATTTCTGCTCACTAGTGCTGGAATACAGTTTTTTGTCAAGATTTTGATCATCCTTCCTAGAacattaatttatatacatatatataaagacaagttaataaaataaatttcacttgGAATCTGCATGTTTTCTATACttgaaatttcttttgttaacTGCCGTTAGTTAGTTTTGCATTTCTAGCTATTGGATAAATAACCATATACCTGCATGCACACACAAATGATCAACTTCAATCTGATAGTTGAGCATTCTTTATACAGGTTTTGTCAGCTCAACTAGGTAGAAAGCCTGAGGATATTATCAAATTAGATGCAAACGAAAACCCATATGGTCCACCTCCAGAGGTAAGTAgactttcctttaaattttctaaatattttcaataCTTGCATCAAAATCTTTGCTTAGGTCTTTACCTATAAAATCCATTGCTAGCAGTTGCAAGGCATTTCAATTGTTAGCTGTTTTTATGTGCTGGATACAAATTTAGTTGAACCTATTTGTAGGTTTTTGAGGCTTTGGGGTCAATGAAGTTTCCATATGTTTATCCTGATCCTCAAAGCCGTAGATTGCGTGCTGCTCTTGCCCAGGACTCAGGTCTAGAATCTAAATATATTCTTGCCGGTTGTGGTGCTGATGAACTCATTGATTTGATTATGCGGTCAGTTACAGAAGATGTCTTATAATtatgttttaacttttaaaattttctgtTTAACTTTGTAATTCACAGGGTACCCACaattcttttcctcccttttGAGTGATATTTGTTTTTGATATGTCCCCTccccttcttttttttgtttttgtttttccaaacCTACTTCAGTTGTGTTCTGGATCCTGGTGACAAAATTGTGGACTGCCCGCCTACCTTTACAATGTATGAATTTGATGCAGCTGTTAATGGGGCATGTGTTATCAAAGGTAAACATTAAACAGAGCtccttatgttgtttatttctttttcctacTCTTAACTAGGTAATCAAGAGTTCTGGTCCAATCCACATTCCATATATGGTCTGTCTCCTACCTGTCATCATTTTCATACTTcattaaaggtgtgtttgatttcattacctagaatttaattctaggtaatgattgtctagaaaataaaaaccaccccacccccttggaaaatgaattccatggaaagaagctttaaatgcttgtaccatacacatttttccataaaaaaattaagagtgtttgattgctttcatagaaaatgtgtaataattacacattttctatggtaaatgtgtgcaatcaaacacactctaagtgtGCATGAACTCATTTTTTGTCATCCAACCAAGCAGTACTCAGGAAGTCAGACTTCAGCTTGGATGTGGAAAAAATTGCTGAAGTCGTTAAGCAGGAGAAGCCCAAGTGCATATTTCTAACTTCTCCAAACAACCCAGATGGGAGGTAACTTTTAATTGCATTCATTAGGGTTCCTGCTTATTATGTTTACTTATACTGTACCTGCTAGACTTGGTCCACCAGTTACCAGTTTTACAGGTCTGTTCTATTGAATAGCACAGATGCTAGAAATCGTAGTTGTTTGACTTTGATCCTTAATCTACGGCATCAACCCATAAATTCAAGCTTTTAACTATGCTTCATCTGTCCAGCCAAGAATTGCATGGTGGCTTGAAGATGTATGTTGTCATAAGCGACGTGCCAAATCTTGATACTGCAGCACATTACTAAAATCTTGATACTGCAGCACATTACTAAAATCTTGATACTGCAGCACATTACTAGTGATCTAGGTGGCTTGAAGATGTATATTGTCATAAGCAATGTGCCAAATCTTCATACTGCAACACATTTCTAGTGATacaaaaattacttaaaaataatttttcacacGTGTTTTTTGAATGTATGAAGAAGTTCAtgttctttctcaattctttaaggttaggaataagaaaaaataaaattttattcttgaGTTTTGCAGGATAAAACTCAGGTGGTTGTCAATTTTTGATGTGTAAGAATCCTGTTTTACCTGGTCATCTAATAGGAAAAGGACTTGGGTGTGTTATTACATAGTGTTTTATGCTCGACGTTTTTCCTTAGTTGTTTGTGTggcaatattttattttagtcaaGAGAATGACATGTAATTGCATTCAACTTTATGTTTGTTTGCGATCTTAGCTGATATTTCACGTTTCTAACTGCTGATACCACTGTGAAAGTTTCATGCTTTTATCTTTTACTTTACAGATTATGTGGACTTGTTCCTTGAAAGTTGCATGTTATATTGCTGTTTTCCACTTAAGGTACTTGAATTTCATTGTTTGACAGTATAATCAGTGATGAAGTTCTCTTGAAGATCCTTGATCTGCCTATATTGGTTGTGCTAGATGAAGCATACATTGAATTTTCAGGAGTTGAATCTAGGATGCAATGGGTGAAAAGCCATGAAAATCTGATTGTCCTCCGCACATTTAGTAAAAGGGCTGGTATGTTATGGTCTGTACATGATATTAAAGAGCTGTGCTTCATTATTATATGACTAATTGgacttctctctcttttttttttttaatggactTCTCATTTTTACTTCAACTGATTTATATGCTAACTCATTACATAGTTTTagaaaaaaggaagaggaaaCAAGGaagaatttattattgtatagGTCTGAAGCAGGAAGTACAATTGAAAAACTTGGGAACCAGGTGAAATTAGAAAGGTGATCTGGCCAAAAATTTCATCGTGTTCAGCGCTACTTCAAATATATGCATGCACTTGTTTGTTCCAGTGAATAATGGCTGTCACAATTTTGACGTTGTTCCTTTAGTTAGTTTATATAGTACAAAAGTAAAAACCTGCAAGTCTTGgacctttatttatttatttttagttgtctGGAGATGAGAAGACAGGCATTGTGGATTGGTTGCTATGGGAAAAGGCATACTGTAGATTGCAGCCCACTGAACTACGATTTGGATCACATGATATTGACTGCTGCGTGTTTAAGCACTGGATTGCAACATAGACTGATTCCACTTCAAGGAAAATATGATTAATAAAATGgtaaattccccccccccccccccccccccccccccccccaaaatcaGGGCACACGCACGCTTGTGCAATTTAGGCCTTTTTTTGCCCAGATGTCCTTTGTGGTTTGTCTTTCATTTAAGAGGTCTCTGTATTTTCTCTTTATTGCCAAGACACCCCCTCTGTTAGGTTTACACTCCATCACACTGCATAcagacacaaaaaaaaaaaatatttttatgtatatttctATTGCATACTCAAACCCAGCCAACCACACATAAGCCTTAATCCTGTGTCCCCTGACTTTTCTTCAAGCTCTGTTGTGTTATCATCCACTTGGTTGTGAACCGctcattttgatatttatttttcttaccaTTTATGGAGAATTTAACTGCACTTTGTTTTCTTGtatttatcaaatttgtttctttatttatcaataaacaTTGTACAGGTTTGGCTGGCCTCCGTGTCGGATATGGAGCTTTTCCGCTGAGTATTATTGAATATCTCTGGAGAGCGAAACAACCATATAACGTCTCTGTTGCTGCCGAAGTTTCTGCATGTGCAGCACTGACGAATCCTGCCTATCTGGAGGTATCTTATGATTCACTACTTCTGGATTTACCTGGTGCTCGTATTCTATATCATATATTAAATAGTAACTCTTATTCTTGAAAGCTACTAATACTAGCCAGTAACGTATCCCAGGAGGTAAAAGTGGCTTTGGTTCAAGAACGGGAGAGAATGTATAAGCTTTTAAAAGAAGTGCCTTTCCTCAACCCATATCCTAGCTACTCTAATTTCATTCTCTGTGAGGTTACATCTGGAATGGATGCCAAGAAACTGAAGGtacattt from Diospyros lotus cultivar Yz01 chromosome 9, ASM1463336v1, whole genome shotgun sequence encodes the following:
- the LOC127810525 gene encoding histidinol-phosphate aminotransferase, chloroplastic-like encodes the protein MGTLDFQATSPLYIIKSSGSFCPSSYRLGCYPFGRNQWNRMRLTCTASSTIPSQELKQAEGQQPPVTGDSFIRPHLRQLSPYQPILPFEVLSAQLGRKPEDIIKLDANENPYGPPPEVFEALGSMKFPYVYPDPQSRRLRAALAQDSGLESKYILAGCGADELIDLIMRCVLDPGDKIVDCPPTFTMYEFDAAVNGACVIKVLRKSDFSLDVEKIAEVVKQEKPKCIFLTSPNNPDGSIISDEVLLKILDLPILVVLDEAYIEFSGVESRMQWVKSHENLIVLRTFSKRAGLAGLRVGYGAFPLSIIEYLWRAKQPYNVSVAAEVSACAALTNPAYLEEVKVALVQERERMYKLLKEVPFLNPYPSYSNFILCEVTSGMDAKKLKEDLAKMGVMIRHYNNKELKGYVRFSVGKPEHTDALMKCLKSFY